The Lonchura striata isolate bLonStr1 chromosome 12, bLonStr1.mat, whole genome shotgun sequence genome includes a region encoding these proteins:
- the HDAC11 gene encoding histone deacetylase 11 isoform X2 has product MNCSSSLSQEKQELAKTNVAEEKLIADDLIVQAREATDEDLLVVHTRRYLNKLKWSFVVATITEIPPVAFLPNFIVQRKVLKPLRTQTGGTIMAGKLAVDRGWAINVGGGFHHCSSDKGGGFCAYADITLAIKFLFERVQGVSRVTIIDLDAHQGNGHERDFMDDPRVYIMDAYNRYIYPGDGFAKRAIKRKVELEWGTEDTEYLQKVHTHVEGALNEFKPDIVVYNAGTDVLDGDPLGGLAISPQGIVKRDEVVFRAARSRGVPVLMVTSGGYQKRTARIIADSILNLHGLGLLGRERPAWAPGTPSLDPMPRDSAEDLSNLSLQ; this is encoded by the exons ATGAATTGTTCCTCAAGCCTCAGTCAGGAGAAACAGGAGCTGGCCAAAACAAATGTCGCAG AAGAAAAACTAATTGCAGATGACTTGATTGTGCAGGCACGGGAAGCGACTGATGAAGATCTCTTGGTTGTTCACACCAGGCGCTACCTTAATAAATTAAAG TGGTCATTTGTTGTGGCTACAATCACGGAAATTCCACCAGTTGCCTTTCTTCCCAATTTCATTGTTCAGAGAAAAGTTCTGAAACCTCTACGAACCCAGACAGGAGGAACAATAATG gcaggAAAGCTTGCTGTGGATAGAGGCTGGGCCATCAATGTGG GGGGTGGTTTCCATCACTGCTCCAGTGACAAAGGGGGAGGATTTTGTGCATATGCTGACATCACACTGGCCATCAAG TTCTTATTTGAGAGAGTACAAGGAGTGTCTAGAGTCACAATTATTGATCTGGATGCCCATCAG GGAAATGGCCATGAGAGGGACTTTATGGATGATCCTCGGGTTTATATTATGGATGCATACAATAGATATATTTACCCAGGTGATGGTTTTGCTAAAC GTGCCATAAAACGCAAAGTAGAACTGGAGTGGGGCACAGAGGACACGGAGTACCTGCAGAAGGTGCACACCCACGTGGAGGGAGCCCTGAATGAATTCAAGCCTGACATTGTTGTTTACAATGCTGGCACGGACGTTCTGGACGGGGATCCCCTGGGAGGCCTGGCCATTTCCCCCCAG GGCATTGTGAAGAGGGACGAGGTGGTGTTCAGGGCTGCCAGGAGCCGCGGGGTCCCCGTGCTGATGGTGACGTCTGGGGGGTACCAGAAGAGGACGGCGCGGATCATCGCCGACTCCATCCTCAACCTGCACggcctggggctcctgggcagggagcgcccagcctgggctcccgGCACTCCCAGCCTGGATCCCATGCCTAGAGACTCTGCCGAGGACTTGAGCAACTTGTCACTGCAGTGA
- the HDAC11 gene encoding histone deacetylase 11 isoform X1, with protein MYEPGLAWARPGPGGAGAAPSLRGPAEAGMPHRTELYEDPPLGCWPIVYSPDYNITFMGLEKLHPFDAGKWGKVINFLKEEKLIADDLIVQAREATDEDLLVVHTRRYLNKLKWSFVVATITEIPPVAFLPNFIVQRKVLKPLRTQTGGTIMAGKLAVDRGWAINVGGGFHHCSSDKGGGFCAYADITLAIKFLFERVQGVSRVTIIDLDAHQGNGHERDFMDDPRVYIMDAYNRYIYPGDGFAKRAIKRKVELEWGTEDTEYLQKVHTHVEGALNEFKPDIVVYNAGTDVLDGDPLGGLAISPQGIVKRDEVVFRAARSRGVPVLMVTSGGYQKRTARIIADSILNLHGLGLLGRERPAWAPGTPSLDPMPRDSAEDLSNLSLQ; from the exons ATGTACGAGCCGGGGCTGGCGTGGgcccgccccgggccgggcggggccggggccgccccttCCCTGCGCGGCCCGGCGGAGGCGGGGAT GCCTCACAGGACGGAGCTGTACGAGGATCCCCCATTGGGATGCTGGCCCATTGTGTATTCCCCAGACTACAACATCACCTTCATGGGACTTGAGAAGCTGCACCCCTTTGATgcagggaaatgggggaaagTCATCAATTTTTTGAAAG AAGAAAAACTAATTGCAGATGACTTGATTGTGCAGGCACGGGAAGCGACTGATGAAGATCTCTTGGTTGTTCACACCAGGCGCTACCTTAATAAATTAAAG TGGTCATTTGTTGTGGCTACAATCACGGAAATTCCACCAGTTGCCTTTCTTCCCAATTTCATTGTTCAGAGAAAAGTTCTGAAACCTCTACGAACCCAGACAGGAGGAACAATAATG gcaggAAAGCTTGCTGTGGATAGAGGCTGGGCCATCAATGTGG GGGGTGGTTTCCATCACTGCTCCAGTGACAAAGGGGGAGGATTTTGTGCATATGCTGACATCACACTGGCCATCAAG TTCTTATTTGAGAGAGTACAAGGAGTGTCTAGAGTCACAATTATTGATCTGGATGCCCATCAG GGAAATGGCCATGAGAGGGACTTTATGGATGATCCTCGGGTTTATATTATGGATGCATACAATAGATATATTTACCCAGGTGATGGTTTTGCTAAAC GTGCCATAAAACGCAAAGTAGAACTGGAGTGGGGCACAGAGGACACGGAGTACCTGCAGAAGGTGCACACCCACGTGGAGGGAGCCCTGAATGAATTCAAGCCTGACATTGTTGTTTACAATGCTGGCACGGACGTTCTGGACGGGGATCCCCTGGGAGGCCTGGCCATTTCCCCCCAG GGCATTGTGAAGAGGGACGAGGTGGTGTTCAGGGCTGCCAGGAGCCGCGGGGTCCCCGTGCTGATGGTGACGTCTGGGGGGTACCAGAAGAGGACGGCGCGGATCATCGCCGACTCCATCCTCAACCTGCACggcctggggctcctgggcagggagcgcccagcctgggctcccgGCACTCCCAGCCTGGATCCCATGCCTAGAGACTCTGCCGAGGACTTGAGCAACTTGTCACTGCAGTGA
- the LOC110478256 gene encoding nuclear pore membrane glycoprotein 210-like, whose product MPVYVTGITSTQTPFSFGSAVPGLTFHWSVSKRDTLEVRTRHSEVDFQLPANYNFVVDVYGRVKGRTGLKVVMKVLDAAANQLYNMARELSDEIQVQSPSDRPCSSLGSQFASTGSCYLGTWIFVCLHK is encoded by the exons ATGCCAGTTTATGTCACGGGCATCACCAGCACTCAGACTCCGTTCTCCTTCGGCAGTGCTGTGCCGGGGTTAACGTTCCACTGGTCTGTCAGCAAGAGGGACACCCTGGAGGTCAGGACAAGGCACAGTGAG GTTGATTTTCAGCTTCCTGCAAACTACAACTTTGTAGTGGATGTTTATGGCAGAGTAAAGGGAAGAACAGGCCTCAAAGTTGTCATGAAAGTTCTTGATGCTGCAGCCAACCAGCTCTACAACATGGCAAGAGAACTGTCAGACGAAATCCAGGTTCAG TCACCAAGTGACAGACCCTGCTCCAGTCTGGGTTCACAATTTGCAAGCACGGGATCTTGTTACCTGGGGACGTGGATATTCGTGTGTCTCCACAAATGA